The genomic DNA ATTACCCTCAGCATTGCTTCTCACCAAGCAGCGTCAACGCCGCAGATAAGCAGATCATTAAACAATACTCTCAACTCACTCGCTAGGGCGAACGGACATTCAACTTTCAGTAAATTTGCCCCAACGGGGCTACGCAACTATAGCCCAGGGTTGACTTGAGGCCGCAGAGCGGCTGAACGCCTACCCTGGGAATGCGAATACGTAAATTGCCTATCCCAACGGGATTGCGCAAAACGACATCTTGCGCAGCCCCGTTGGGGCTGGGAGATAACCGCGCATCCGGTTTCCCAGGGTAGCGCTTCCCGCAAGCGGTCCGCTTTAACCCTGGGCTATTGATGCGTAGCCCCGTTGGGGCAATGTTTGCAGCAATCAAGATACAATATGAATGTCCGTTAGCCCTAGGCCAAGAGACGTTCATGCTGAAGCCGGTAAGGCCTCTGAAGCATGTGCTGTTCACTGACGCTCGTTAGCTCGCAGACTTCACACCGGCGCGCATCAGGCGGCGTGCAGACTTAAGCGTGCTTTTCCAACTGCGGGCACCAGGCGTTTCGCCAAAGCGCAGCAACAGGAGCTCCTCGTAGGTCGCGCGCCAAGGGTCCAAATCACTCCCGTTAAGCTTGTTTTGCGCGTTGGCGTAGGCCGGTCGGAACCGCGCCAGCACGCGGCCAGCCTTCCGGCGGATCGGGTCATTGGCCGTGCGCCCCTGCCCCTTGGCATGCGCCGAGCGCCAGGTGATAAAGGCCAGATACAGCCCGCGCAGCGCCAGCAGGGTCGCGCAAATCGCCAACACCGCCAATGCGATATCGCGGATCTTTTGCAGACTCCAGCCCTCGGTGAGCCAGCTTTTAAATGCCTCCCATTTGGCCGTCAGGCCGTCGCGGAAATTCTTGAACGCGCTGACCGACATCTCCCGGATGTTGTGGGCGATTTCCTCTTGGTCGTCTTGGTCGAAGTTGATCACGCGGCGATACCAGACCATGCGCACGCTGTCCAGCCACGCACTCCAGCCGGACTCCGTCTGAATGGACGACTCAAAGCCCATCTCTGCACTACCAAACAGGCTCGAAGCCTGCGGTGTCGGGTCGACACGGAGCCAGCGCCCGTTGCCATCATACACCTCCACCCACGCGTGGGCCATGCGGTTGCGGATCACGAAGTAGTCCTCGTAGTCGTTCCAGGAAGCACCGGCAAAGCCCGCCACCGCACGCGACGGATAGCCTGCCGTGCGCGCCAGCATGATGAAGGCACCGGAAAAATGCTCGCACCAGCCGGTCTCGGCATTGCGCATCCAGTGGACCAAATTGTCCGAGCGGTCGTTGCGAGGCAGGCCGGTCTTGAGCGCATAGCTGTAATGGTTTTGCAACCACTCGATGGCGCGGCGGTTAAACTCGATGGCGCTCAGTTTTTCGCCACCGGTAATTTCCTCCACCGCCGCTTGCAGAAACTCCAGGTTCTCGCCTTCAGCGGGGACCGCAACCGTGGTCTCCGGGTAATTCAAATCACGGATCGAGCCGCCTCGCTCGGCCACAATCATGGGCTTACCATAAACGCGATTGAGCAAACGCGCCTCACGCTGGCTGGCCTGCATTGCCTCACTCAAAGCCACGTTATTCAGCGAGTAGCCAAAGGCGGTCGCCGTGGGCAAATCGAGCTCGAACACATTGAAGTCCTCACCCGCAAAAAACTTAACGCGCTGCGGAAAACGAATCGTCTCAAAGGGGCCGATCAACGGTAGGTAGCTGCTCACATTGCCCTCCAGGTAGAGGCGCATTTCGTCCACGGTATTTCCGCTCAGGTAGCGCTGCGGCGTGTCCATGTTGGTGTAGCGGTAGCCTTCCTGCAAGCGGGTGTTGGTGAACTGCCGCGAGGCCGTTGAAACGCGGAATGTGCTGTCAATCGGGTCGTATTGGTCGAGCACGACCATGCGCCAGTAAGGCCGCGTGGGGATCTTATCCGGCTCGCTCACTTCCACGCGCAGCGCCGGGCGGTCGTCGCCGTTGAGCAGCTCACTGACATCACCGTAACTGATGGTGTCACTAAAGCCGATGCCCGCCCCGGCCTGCAACTGCAGGAACGGCAAGGCTTGGTCCATTTTTATGCGCGGCAGCGAGATAAAGATCACCGTCGAGATGCCCACCACAATCGCAAACAGCACGCCCGCCGAGGCCAGCAAACGGAAATCCAAACCATGGCGCATGCGGCTTAAAAACCGCGGCCAGCTGAAATTCTGCCAGTCATCGCCGTCGAGGATCCGCTCGTGCGACGAGTCCAGCAAATTGACCAAAAACAGCTGCCCCATGGCGATCGGCGTAAAGATCAGCATCTGCACCGCGAACGAGAGCGAGATCAGCAACACGCCCACGATGATCAGCGTAAACAAGGTCAGCAGCAGCAGCTGGAGGTCCTCCCGCCGCTTGCGGAACTGGAAGCTTCGGTAAAGCGTCAGAAAGCCGACCATGCGGATCATCGGGTCCAGGAAATTGGCCCCGTGCAGGATGAAGTCCACCGCGATGATGATGATCAGCGCCGGAGTTGCGGCCTTGTTTACCGCGCCGGGAATGCGCGCCACCAGACTCGGCATAACCGTGACGACACTGATGCCGACGAAAAACAGAAAGATCAGCCCCCCGGGAATCGATTCCAGGCTCCACAACGCCCACATGGAAATCAGGGACAGCAATTGCCCCAAAAACCATTTGAGCTGGTGCAGTTCGTCTTGGTTAAGCCGAACCCGCGAGGTTGCCGGTGAGGTAGGCATGGACTTGGTTTTTCGTTCCGGGTTTAAAGGTGATCAGGTTCGAGCCGTAATGCTCGCTCGCTGACTTGTAGCCGGGCGTGGGCTCCGCGCGGGCCAGCATTTCGAGGAATAATTGCAGGTCGTGCAGCCGTTTAATGACCAGCAGGGGCTCGTCGTTCATCGCCACGCCAACCAGGCGCGATTCGCGAAAGAGGTCCTCCGCCAGGCTGGCAGCAAAGCTGCACAATCTCTCAAACTGCGCCGGCTCGCGCCAGATCGAATCCGGCGTTTCCACAAAGATAATGTAGCCATCGCGGTTCTCCTCCTCCGTCTGGCGAACCATCAACTGGCGCGTGCGCGCAGTGGCCTTCCAGTGGACGATTTTCTGGGGATCACCCCGCTGATAGCGGCGGATGTTCATCAGCTCGGCCCCCGAGCCCGGGCGTCGGGTAAAGGCACCCATCTGGCGTCCGCGGCGGCCCACTGGCATGCGGAAATCGTAATCTACGCGGCGCGGCGTCACGACAATTTCCCGCTCCATGCCGATGCCCATCATCTTGCGCAAAAAGCCAAAGGGAAACTGTGACTCCAGGCCCGACACCTCGATGTGGTCCACCCCACGCGCACGCGGCGTAAACAGCCACTCCAGCTGCGCCTGTTGGTCGGGATCAAGCCGTTCTTCGAGATACAGGCGCTCCCACTTGGCCTCCTTTTGCGAGCGGATGTTCACCCACAGGCAGCAGGTTGGCAGCAGGCGTTTGGTGTTCCAAAGCTCCACCGTGATCGGCGCGGGCTCGTCCATGCGGAAGTGCGCGGGCAGGAGCAGGCGCCAGCGCCCACCGCGAAAATTCATCCAGCTGAGCAACCCGCTGAGAATCAGCGTGGAAAGCACCAGCGACAATGCCATGAACAGGATGTTGTTACTCGACGAGGCATAGGCCGCCGAAAGCAGGCCCACCGAGACCATGATGTGCACGAACCCCGTTGGCGTCAGGCCAATCGGGTTACCCTTGGTCGGCAAAATGATGTTCCACATCGCCCGCCAAAGCAACTCGTTGAACGTGCGCTTACGGCGCCTGGGCCCGGTATCCGCCCAGTCGGAGATCTTGTATTCCGGCCGCGCTTCGATGGGCGTCTCAGTTGTCGATTGTGGGGACATGCCCGAAAAGCCGCTGCTAGATTGGCAGCGGAATGGAATCAATAAGCTTGGTCAGGATACCCTCGACGGCACGGCGCTCTTCCAGCGGATCAGCCGTCTGGCGGCGCAGCGCAAGGCGGTGAGTGAAGACCGGCTTGACGACGGCGGACACGTCCTCAGGCACGAGGAAAGCGCGCCCGGCCATCAGCGCGCGGGCCTGCGCAGCGCATTTCAAGGCCAAGGCCCCACGGGTGGAAACGCCTGCCTCGAACTCGCTCTCGGTGCGGGTGGCGCTGACAAATTTTAGCATGTAGTCGAAGAGGCTCTCTTCGACAAAGACCTGCGGCACATATTCCTGGATTTCCAGAATGTCCTTGGCCGTGATGACCGGCTCAATGCTCAGGCTATCGTAACTGCGGCGGCTCTGGTCGGAGCGAAGAATCTCCATCTCGTGCTGGCGGTCCGGATAGCCCATTTGCAGGCGCATCAGGAAGCGGTCCATCTGGCTCTCCGGCAGTGGGAACGTGCCCTCGTAGTCGACGGGATTCTGCGTGGCAAATACGATAAACGGCGCGCCCACGGTGTAGGTTGAGCCGTCCACGGAGACCTTACCTCGGTCCATCACTTCCAGCAGCGCCGACTGCGTTTTCGGCGTGGCGCGGTTAATTTCGTCCGCCAAAACGATGTTCGCAAAGATCGGGCCGCGCTTGAAAACGAACTCCCGCATCTGCTCATCGTAAATCGAAACGCCGAGCACGTCGCTGGGCAGGAGGTCACTGGTAAATTGAACGCGCGAAAAATCGCAGTCGATCGAGCGCGCCAGGCAATAAGCGAGCGTGGTTTTCCCCAGGCCGGGCAAATCCTCCAAAAGCACGTGGCCGCCCGCGATCAGGCAGGCCAACACTTCGTCAATCACCTCATCTTTGCCCCGAATCACCTGAGATATGTTCCCGGAAAGCCTTTGGAGGGTTTCACGGATGCGTGGGGCTGGAATCGGTGTCGAAGTCGAACTCATTGCTTATTAGTTTATCACGTCGGCAGCTCGATATGAGCGGTGTTCACGCGGTGCCGACAAAAAAGTTAAAAATGTGCTGGTTGCTAAGGGTGAAACCCGATGAACGCCATAATGTTCCAAACTCGCCCAATTGCAAGCCAAGTCGCTCCATCAGAAGAGCCTTGGGCAGCGAAATTATTCGCCGCGTTTAAAGACATTCCTGTTTCCACCCTTCTTGCCCCAACGGGGCTACGCAATCATAGCCCAGGGTTGGAGCGCAAAGCGCGACTACCCTGGGACACAGCATAGCATAACATCGATACCCCAACGGGGTTACGCAGAACAACATTCTACGCAATCCCGTTGGGATAGCCCGGTAGTGGGAATTCATCCTCCCAGGGTAGGCTCACGCTCCGCGAAATCCAACCCTAGGCTTTCAGTGCGCAGCCCCGTTGGGGCAATATTCCTCCAAAGTGATGCCACCGAAAATGGCCCATTCCAAAGAAAGTCTATGGCTGATTTAGCCCAGGTAAAAGAGAAGCCGCCGATCCACGAGGACCGACGGCTTCAGCTACCACTACTGCTACTATTCTGTGTCGGATTTAACCAACACTGAAAATATATCACATCTTTCGAGAAAAGGTATCGGGAAAAGTCTTTATTTTTAACGTTTTTGCAACGGAATGATGACGTGGTAGGTTACTGAATCTTCCGTGTCAATACCTTGAAGAAAAAAAGTGGAAAAAACCTGAGAATGGTTTGATTACTAGAGTTCAGCGCCGCTCGAAACTTCCAGACGGGCCTTTTCGGCGAGCGGAGTCGACATGTAACGCTCGGTCGAGCTGCACGCGACTGTAACAATCGTCTTACCAGCCATTTCCGGACGCTTGGCCAGTTCCAGGGCGGAGAAGATATTCGCGCCGGAGGAAATGCCCACCGGAATGCCTTCCTTCAGGGTGACTTCCTGCGCCATGGCAAAGGCCTGATCGTTGCTGACCTTGATCACCTCGTCGATGATGTCGGTGTTGCAGTTCTTCGGGATGAAGCCGGCACCAATGCCCTGAATCTTGTGCGGGCCAGGAGCGCCACCGGAGATCACGGGGCTGGCTTCCGGCTCAACGGCCACAGTGTGAAGGCTCGTGCGGCTCTTAATCACCTCGGAAACACCAGTAATAGTGCCGCCGGTGCCTACGCCGGAGACGAAGGCGTGAATTTTACCCTCGGTCGCGGCCCAGATTTCCTCGGCCGTAGTCTTGCGGTGGACTTCCGGGTTGGCCGGGTTTTCAAATTGTTGCGGCATGAACGCCTTATATTCCTCGGCGAGCTCGGCTGCGCGGGCAATCGCGCCACCCATGCCCTTGGGCCCGGGGGTCAAAATAAGCTCGGCACCCAGCATCTTGAGGAGCACGCGGCGCTCCATGGACATCGTTTCCGGCATCGTCAGCAGGCAGCGGTAGCCCTTGGCGGCGCAAACGAAGGCCAGGGCAATGCCGGTATTACCCGAGGTCGGCTCAACGACCATGCCACCCGGCTTCAGCTTACCATCGCGCTCGGCGGCTTCGATCATAGCCAGACCAATACGGTCTTTAACACTGGAGAGCGGGTTGAAAAATTCGCACTTCACATAGACGTCGGCTTCGAGGCCTTCGGTCAGCTTGTTCAGCTTAACAAGCGGGGTGTTTCCAATCGTGGCAGTGATCGAGGATGCTAGAGACATGGTATTACTGTAGTTAGAGGTGGAAAAAAATCAACGGGCCGTCGGCAGAAAGAGCCGAGATGCCTTTAGCGCCGCCGCCGCGGGCCAAAGCTACGGATCGGCGCATTACGCTGCTGGTTGGTGTTGCGCAGACGGAAAGTAATGCGGGCCTTATTCAGGTCGTAGCGTGACATTTCCATCTTCACCATATCGCCGGTGGTGATCTTAATAAAGTGCTTGCGCAGCTTGCCAGAAATGGTGGCCAGCACGACGTGCTTGTTGGGCAGCTCCACCCGGAACATGGTGCCAGGGAGCACAGCCACTACTTTACCTTCTACTTCAATTACGTCGTCGTCTGCCATAAGTTTGTGAAATACATCACCCGCCCGGAGTTCAAAATGGGTCCGGATGAAAGGCGCAAGAATCGCCTACCTTGCGCCTGAGTCAAGGCTTAAGCAGTGCGGATTGCGGAATGCAGGTTGCGCAATCGGCTGAAATTATCGGTGTTCCCGCACTGGACAAGCTCGCGAATCCGCCCAACTATCGACTCGATATCCAACACATTTGCAAATTCACCCAATGACCACGCCCCGCGTTCATTCAATTCCGCACTCCGCAATCCGCATTCCGCAATCATGAGGCCGCCGCTCCCCTGCCCGTTTCAAAAGCTCTATCCCTCGCAACTCGTCCGCGATGACAAGTTTTACATGCAGTTGGCCTACAATCAGGCCATCGACGCCTGGAAAGCCGACGAGACGCCCATCGGCGCCGTGATCGAGTACGCCGGCGAGCCCATTGCCCACGCCTTCAACCGCGTCGACCAGACCAAGGACCCGACCGCTCATGCCGAGATGCTCGCCATCACCAAGGCCGCAAACTACCTCGGCGACTGGCGCCTCAACGAATGCACACTCTACGTGACCAAGGAGCCCTGCCCGATGTGCGCCGGTGCCAGCATCATGAGCCGGTTGAAAGAGGTCGTCTTCGCCGTGGCCGACCCCAAGATGGGCTACCTCGGCGGCGTCGTCGACGCCCACGCCACGCCCTCGCTCAACCACCGCCTCAACGTCCGCTCCGGCGTCATGGAGGAAGAATGCCGCGAGCTCATCCAAGCCTACTTTCGCCTCAAGCGCGTGAAGGCGAAGGACGCCGAGGCAAATTAAACGTCCCTTCCGCCTCACCGCCAGCCAGTTGTTGACTCGCCACAGCCCGTATGTCGGCTCAAAACCTTCCCGGCTATTGGCAGTTACGCCCCGCAACGTAGCCCCCTTACGTCCATGGACGTAGCCAATTTACGTCCCGGGACGTAGCATCCCTACGCCCATGGACG from Cerasicoccus sp. TK19100 includes the following:
- the cysK gene encoding cysteine synthase A — translated: MSLASSITATIGNTPLVKLNKLTEGLEADVYVKCEFFNPLSSVKDRIGLAMIEAAERDGKLKPGGMVVEPTSGNTGIALAFVCAAKGYRCLLTMPETMSMERRVLLKMLGAELILTPGPKGMGGAIARAAELAEEYKAFMPQQFENPANPEVHRKTTAEEIWAATEGKIHAFVSGVGTGGTITGVSEVIKSRTSLHTVAVEPEASPVISGGAPGPHKIQGIGAGFIPKNCNTDIIDEVIKVSNDQAFAMAQEVTLKEGIPVGISSGANIFSALELAKRPEMAGKTIVTVACSSTERYMSTPLAEKARLEVSSGAEL
- a CDS encoding nucleoside deaminase; translation: MRPPLPCPFQKLYPSQLVRDDKFYMQLAYNQAIDAWKADETPIGAVIEYAGEPIAHAFNRVDQTKDPTAHAEMLAITKAANYLGDWRLNECTLYVTKEPCPMCAGASIMSRLKEVVFAVADPKMGYLGGVVDAHATPSLNHRLNVRSGVMEEECRELIQAYFRLKRVKAKDAEAN
- a CDS encoding AAA family ATPase; translation: MSSTSTPIPAPRIRETLQRLSGNISQVIRGKDEVIDEVLACLIAGGHVLLEDLPGLGKTTLAYCLARSIDCDFSRVQFTSDLLPSDVLGVSIYDEQMREFVFKRGPIFANIVLADEINRATPKTQSALLEVMDRGKVSVDGSTYTVGAPFIVFATQNPVDYEGTFPLPESQMDRFLMRLQMGYPDRQHEMEILRSDQSRRSYDSLSIEPVITAKDILEIQEYVPQVFVEESLFDYMLKFVSATRTESEFEAGVSTRGALALKCAAQARALMAGRAFLVPEDVSAVVKPVFTHRLALRRQTADPLEERRAVEGILTKLIDSIPLPI
- a CDS encoding DUF3488 and transglutaminase-like domain-containing protein, which produces MPTSPATSRVRLNQDELHQLKWFLGQLLSLISMWALWSLESIPGGLIFLFFVGISVVTVMPSLVARIPGAVNKAATPALIIIIAVDFILHGANFLDPMIRMVGFLTLYRSFQFRKRREDLQLLLLTLFTLIIVGVLLISLSFAVQMLIFTPIAMGQLFLVNLLDSSHERILDGDDWQNFSWPRFLSRMRHGLDFRLLASAGVLFAIVVGISTVIFISLPRIKMDQALPFLQLQAGAGIGFSDTISYGDVSELLNGDDRPALRVEVSEPDKIPTRPYWRMVVLDQYDPIDSTFRVSTASRQFTNTRLQEGYRYTNMDTPQRYLSGNTVDEMRLYLEGNVSSYLPLIGPFETIRFPQRVKFFAGEDFNVFELDLPTATAFGYSLNNVALSEAMQASQREARLLNRVYGKPMIVAERGGSIRDLNYPETTVAVPAEGENLEFLQAAVEEITGGEKLSAIEFNRRAIEWLQNHYSYALKTGLPRNDRSDNLVHWMRNAETGWCEHFSGAFIMLARTAGYPSRAVAGFAGASWNDYEDYFVIRNRMAHAWVEVYDGNGRWLRVDPTPQASSLFGSAEMGFESSIQTESGWSAWLDSVRMVWYRRVINFDQDDQEEIAHNIREMSVSAFKNFRDGLTAKWEAFKSWLTEGWSLQKIRDIALAVLAICATLLALRGLYLAFITWRSAHAKGQGRTANDPIRRKAGRVLARFRPAYANAQNKLNGSDLDPWRATYEELLLLRFGETPGARSWKSTLKSARRLMRAGVKSAS
- the infA gene encoding translation initiation factor IF-1: MADDDVIEVEGKVVAVLPGTMFRVELPNKHVVLATISGKLRKHFIKITTGDMVKMEMSRYDLNKARITFRLRNTNQQRNAPIRSFGPRRRR
- a CDS encoding DUF58 domain-containing protein → MSPQSTTETPIEARPEYKISDWADTGPRRRKRTFNELLWRAMWNIILPTKGNPIGLTPTGFVHIMVSVGLLSAAYASSSNNILFMALSLVLSTLILSGLLSWMNFRGGRWRLLLPAHFRMDEPAPITVELWNTKRLLPTCCLWVNIRSQKEAKWERLYLEERLDPDQQAQLEWLFTPRARGVDHIEVSGLESQFPFGFLRKMMGIGMEREIVVTPRRVDYDFRMPVGRRGRQMGAFTRRPGSGAELMNIRRYQRGDPQKIVHWKATARTRQLMVRQTEEENRDGYIIFVETPDSIWREPAQFERLCSFAASLAEDLFRESRLVGVAMNDEPLLVIKRLHDLQLFLEMLARAEPTPGYKSASEHYGSNLITFKPGTKNQVHAYLTGNLAGSA